One Parasphingorhabdus cellanae genomic region harbors:
- a CDS encoding DUF4139 domain-containing protein — protein sequence MRLLAFTGLALVTLATPAISQSSGQGDIAVTIYNNNLALVQDTRRLNIPSGRSVQTFPGVSGQIRAETVGFNAADTGIVEQNFDYDLLSPQKLMEKAVGETVTIVRINPATGKETRERAKVLAANGGVVLQIGSRIEVLRDDRLPTRVIFDKVPNNLRARPTLSVTLNSTRGGTRPAQLSYLTGGMGWKADYVALFDESVGKMDVQGWVTLTNNTGTTFNNAKTLLVAGTPSVNGQRNNNRRNNIRRAGTESANREALGDFYLYPLAARTTIANAQTKQVSFLDVTGASAQKAYEFTNRWLGTQNEPQSAATVLQFSASADGGLGDALPAGTVRVYMKDASGQPQFIGENTIGHTPMGSELGLKTGEAFDVKVKPTVTERRRLSSSKWRSSMSYELTNARPTPVTVSVIQDGLDFYWSDTRIVSESLKSERRSSNSIVWKVPVPANGRATVTATFETRF from the coding sequence ATGCGGCTTCTTGCTTTTACCGGCCTGGCACTGGTCACCCTTGCAACCCCGGCGATCAGCCAGTCTTCTGGCCAAGGCGATATAGCCGTCACAATCTACAACAATAATCTCGCGCTGGTGCAGGATACGCGCCGCCTCAACATTCCATCCGGCCGTTCGGTACAGACCTTCCCCGGCGTATCGGGACAGATCCGGGCGGAGACTGTCGGCTTCAATGCCGCCGATACCGGTATTGTCGAACAGAATTTTGATTATGATCTGCTATCGCCGCAGAAACTGATGGAAAAAGCGGTGGGTGAGACGGTTACTATTGTTCGCATCAATCCGGCAACAGGCAAAGAAACCCGCGAGCGGGCCAAAGTGCTGGCGGCCAATGGCGGTGTGGTGCTGCAAATTGGTAGCCGCATTGAAGTGCTGCGTGATGACCGGCTGCCGACGCGGGTGATTTTCGACAAAGTGCCGAATAATCTGCGCGCCCGGCCAACATTATCCGTAACCCTGAACAGTACGCGCGGGGGTACGCGGCCTGCGCAGCTCAGCTATTTGACCGGCGGCATGGGCTGGAAAGCCGACTATGTGGCGTTATTTGATGAAAGTGTCGGCAAGATGGATGTGCAGGGTTGGGTCACGCTGACCAATAATACCGGCACGACCTTTAACAATGCCAAGACGCTTTTGGTGGCCGGAACACCGAGCGTGAACGGGCAGCGCAATAATAATCGCCGCAACAATATCCGGCGCGCAGGAACCGAATCCGCCAATCGCGAAGCCCTGGGCGATTTTTATCTCTACCCGCTGGCCGCGCGGACCACGATTGCCAACGCCCAGACCAAACAGGTCAGTTTTCTGGATGTAACTGGCGCATCAGCGCAAAAGGCCTATGAATTTACCAACCGCTGGCTCGGCACGCAGAATGAGCCGCAAAGCGCAGCGACGGTATTGCAATTCAGCGCCTCTGCCGATGGCGGATTGGGCGATGCTCTGCCCGCTGGAACCGTTCGGGTCTATATGAAAGACGCCTCTGGTCAGCCGCAATTTATTGGCGAAAACACTATCGGTCATACGCCGATGGGGTCAGAACTCGGGCTCAAAACCGGCGAAGCTTTTGACGTGAAGGTGAAGCCCACTGTAACCGAGCGGCGGCGGCTGTCGTCGAGCAAGTGGCGCAGCAGCATGTCCTATGAACTGACGAATGCCCGGCCGACCCCGGTTACGGTGTCGGTGATCCAGGACGGACTGGACTTTTACTGGAGCGACACCAGGATTGTCAGCGAAAGCCTGAAAAGCGAGCGGCGCTCGTCCAACAGCATCGTCTGGAAAGTACCGGTACCGGCCAATGGACGCGCGACGGTGACCGCAACCTTTGAGACGCGGTTCTAG
- a CDS encoding DUF4139 domain-containing protein produces MIMRALLAFILLVTGTAAVAQTEPDASEWARQIVTSSSPSSVSVTVYRDPNRDSDNGMNLNYLGGYALITEQRTVTLPAGEIDLRFEGVAGGIIPQSAIVTGLPDGVIEKNRDAALLSPSALLNGYLGRGVTIRRTNAVTGQTNELDAQIRTDASGGVIVQTAEGFEALQCTGLNETIVYPAIPEGLSAKPTLSVKSRVATPTRATVTLSYLATGFDWQANYVADVSADGQTMNLFSWVTLANGDETSFANAQTQTVAGQPNKGRDNIAPATGGSISLRCWPQGTTSDIMVKRFERVRAQSRFSGRPMPAPMAAMEAEADMVVVTGSRMIEAKQEELGDLKLYRIPVPVTVASQSQKQVAMFEKSAIPFVQIYEAQIVADDYSEANPLATTLRFQNEKRDGLGLPLPAGKMVAFKAAGGERLLLGEGGLDDKAIGEEVEVTISESPLVRYQLQALENVDNEDSRWTAMQLTVTNASRVPADVEIKLDHRDDEKLRKLSEKLGRKDGLDFWKVTVPANGERVLTYRVVRNKR; encoded by the coding sequence ATGATAATGCGAGCGCTATTGGCGTTCATTTTGCTGGTCACCGGCACCGCAGCCGTCGCGCAAACCGAACCGGATGCATCGGAATGGGCGCGCCAAATTGTCACATCCAGCAGCCCGTCGTCCGTATCAGTAACTGTCTATCGCGACCCGAATCGCGACAGCGATAACGGCATGAACCTCAACTATCTCGGCGGCTATGCGCTGATCACAGAGCAGCGCACGGTAACGCTTCCGGCTGGCGAGATTGACTTGCGTTTCGAAGGTGTTGCTGGCGGGATCATCCCGCAATCGGCGATTGTCACGGGATTACCGGATGGCGTGATCGAGAAAAACCGCGATGCCGCTTTGCTGTCACCCTCAGCGTTGCTCAATGGCTATCTGGGACGCGGCGTGACGATCAGACGCACCAATGCCGTCACCGGCCAGACCAATGAGCTTGACGCCCAAATCCGGACCGACGCCAGCGGCGGTGTGATAGTGCAGACCGCTGAAGGTTTCGAAGCTTTGCAATGTACGGGCCTCAACGAAACAATTGTCTATCCAGCTATTCCTGAAGGGCTATCGGCCAAGCCTACATTGTCCGTGAAAAGCCGTGTCGCGACACCAACCCGCGCGACTGTGACACTGTCTTATCTCGCCACCGGTTTTGACTGGCAGGCCAATTATGTCGCGGACGTCAGCGCTGACGGCCAGACGATGAACCTCTTTTCCTGGGTGACTTTGGCCAATGGCGATGAAACAAGTTTCGCCAATGCCCAGACCCAGACGGTGGCAGGGCAACCGAATAAAGGCCGTGACAATATAGCGCCCGCGACAGGCGGATCGATTTCATTACGCTGCTGGCCGCAGGGGACGACCAGCGACATCATGGTGAAACGCTTTGAGAGAGTACGCGCCCAATCGCGTTTTTCAGGGCGGCCAATGCCCGCGCCGATGGCCGCTATGGAGGCGGAAGCCGATATGGTTGTTGTCACAGGTTCCCGAATGATCGAAGCGAAGCAGGAAGAGCTCGGCGACCTGAAACTCTATCGCATCCCGGTGCCGGTGACCGTAGCTTCGCAAAGTCAGAAGCAGGTGGCGATGTTCGAAAAAAGCGCGATCCCGTTTGTGCAGATTTACGAAGCGCAGATCGTGGCGGATGACTATAGCGAAGCCAACCCGCTTGCGACGACCCTGCGGTTCCAGAACGAAAAACGCGATGGTCTCGGCCTGCCTTTGCCGGCAGGAAAGATGGTGGCGTTCAAAGCCGCTGGCGGGGAGCGCCTGTTGCTCGGCGAAGGCGGTTTGGACGACAAAGCAATTGGCGAAGAGGTTGAAGTCACCATCAGTGAAAGTCCGCTGGTCCGCTATCAGTTGCAGGCGTTGGAGAATGTCGACAACGAAGATAGCCGGTGGACGGCGATGCAGCTCACCGTGACCAACGCATCGCGTGTGCCAGCCGATGTGGAGATCAAGCTCGACCACCGTGATGATGAGAAATTGCGCAAGCTGAGCGAGAAATTGGGCCGCAAGGATGGCCTGGATTTCTGGAAAGTCACGGTGCCAGCCAATGGCGAGCGGGTGCTGACCTATCGGGTGGTGCGCAACAAGCGATGA
- a CDS encoding carboxymuconolactone decarboxylase family protein — MPRLREIPRSEVTDEYVLALYKTLFGDRDPAAEPGTATGTPGNWWTVFAQVPDAFKHTTEGFGFYRSPNRKLDPKLRELGQIRAGYAVGSQFVYSQHSKAMRFEGYSEEQVKAIPNWSTADCFDEVERAVLAYTDCLVLERGRVPDGVFDALKKHLSEVEIIELTYITCTYMMHAVMSRALRLEFDDVDERVVEIPAPEGAMADVMGMVDKRKDANK; from the coding sequence ATGCCCCGACTGCGCGAAATACCCCGGTCTGAAGTTACCGACGAATATGTGTTGGCGCTTTACAAAACGCTGTTCGGGGATCGTGATCCGGCAGCGGAGCCGGGTACCGCAACCGGGACACCGGGAAATTGGTGGACTGTCTTTGCGCAGGTTCCCGACGCGTTCAAACATACCACCGAGGGTTTTGGCTTTTACCGCTCGCCCAATCGCAAGCTCGATCCGAAATTGCGGGAGTTGGGCCAGATCCGAGCAGGCTATGCCGTTGGTTCGCAATTTGTCTATTCGCAACACAGCAAAGCGATGCGCTTTGAGGGCTATTCGGAGGAGCAGGTCAAGGCCATTCCCAACTGGTCGACTGCAGATTGTTTCGACGAAGTAGAACGCGCTGTGCTCGCTTATACGGACTGCCTGGTATTGGAGCGGGGCAGGGTGCCGGACGGTGTATTCGATGCGCTGAAAAAGCATCTCAGTGAAGTCGAGATCATCGAGCTGACCTACATCACCTGTACCTATATGATGCACGCTGTGATGAGCCGGGCGCTGCGGCTTGAATTTGATGATGTCGATGAGCGGGTTGTCGAAATACCTGCGCCAGAAGGCGCGATGGCGGATGTCATGGGCATGGTCGATAAACGGAAGGACGCGAACAAATGA
- a CDS encoding VOC family protein: MSYHHLALAAKDMAGIHAFYEGIMGFELVKVEIAPVMGGGWGKHFFYRMDGDDSKFIAFWELNDTPGQDEYAYDLNEAAKTPQGTNHYSFSVDSPQDLENWRKKWNAAGLDVLEIDHNWCHSVYTRDPNGNMIEYCLTTGSFTEDDRKRALAALDEQEMNASPPPAKMKQWLASEYQG, from the coding sequence ATGAGCTATCACCATCTCGCTTTGGCCGCGAAAGACATGGCCGGCATTCATGCATTTTACGAAGGCATTATGGGCTTTGAACTGGTTAAAGTCGAGATTGCACCGGTTATGGGCGGTGGCTGGGGCAAGCATTTTTTCTATCGAATGGACGGTGATGACAGCAAGTTTATCGCGTTCTGGGAACTCAACGATACGCCGGGCCAGGATGAATATGCCTATGACCTCAACGAAGCGGCAAAAACGCCGCAAGGCACTAATCATTACAGCTTTTCGGTGGATAGTCCTCAAGACCTGGAAAATTGGCGCAAGAAGTGGAACGCGGCGGGTTTGGATGTGCTGGAGATTGACCATAATTGGTGCCATTCGGTTTACACCCGCGATCCCAACGGCAACATGATCGAATATTGCCTGACAACGGGAAGCTTTACCGAAGACGATCGCAAGAGAGCGTTGGCTGCGCTGGATGAGCAAGAAATGAACGCCTCGCCACCGCCTGCGAAAATGAAGCAATGGCTGGCGTCTGAATATCAGGGTTGA
- a CDS encoding TetR family transcriptional regulator: MPRPETDIEAGREKLIQTAEAIIRERGAINFTITDLAAEAGMSQSNVYRFFENKDALAEAMAGRWFAELITIIEGLVEADMPARQKLYEFFARRLVIKRTRFEDDPDLFRSYMELGDQHFDVIRGYVDLTDHYMAIILAEAMEEGYFEGLELDQVVSLVNTMVQPFCNPNLMMDMMHLADEDRLRQVVDTILTGLKAHSDKAPEKPELHIAS; the protein is encoded by the coding sequence ATGCCACGTCCCGAAACTGATATCGAAGCCGGTCGTGAAAAATTGATCCAGACCGCGGAGGCAATTATCCGTGAACGCGGAGCGATCAACTTCACCATTACCGATCTGGCCGCAGAGGCGGGGATGTCGCAATCCAACGTCTATCGTTTCTTTGAAAACAAGGATGCGCTGGCCGAGGCAATGGCCGGGCGCTGGTTTGCCGAACTGATCACGATTATCGAAGGACTGGTCGAGGCCGACATGCCAGCGCGACAAAAGCTGTATGAGTTTTTCGCCCGGCGACTGGTCATCAAGCGCACGCGGTTTGAGGACGACCCGGATCTGTTCCGCTCCTATATGGAATTGGGCGATCAGCATTTTGATGTCATTCGCGGCTATGTCGATCTGACCGACCATTATATGGCAATCATTCTCGCCGAAGCGATGGAAGAGGGATATTTCGAAGGTCTGGAGCTGGATCAGGTGGTCTCGCTCGTGAACACAATGGTGCAGCCCTTCTGCAATCCCAACCTGATGATGGACATGATGCATCTGGCCGATGAAGACCGGTTGCGGCAGGTGGTCGATACGATCCTGACCGGCCTGAAAGCCCATAGTGACAAGGCCCCGGAAAAACCGGAACTGCATATCGCGAGCTGA
- a CDS encoding sulfite exporter TauE/SafE family protein, which produces MSDTLDIWLTAHAGLSLLPFLLVCSIVFGAAFFRGLTGFGYAILAVPLVSLVAAPTTAVIMAILMQLIIGPFGIRSAVKIINAPMVAKIAALSCLLTPAGLWLLDIVSADLARLVITIIAIGSFVAFMLKRPPELNTSPLHIAFVGSLSGLLNGFAAMPGPPVILHFVRKGVQPIVARGSMITIFFAAATMATAVAWWRGMIDEQTLVLSLLACPLMIGGNQLGAKFFGSVSEPVWRGVVVLLLGIAATMALLRAF; this is translated from the coding sequence ATGTCCGACACGCTCGATATCTGGCTCACTGCTCATGCCGGGCTCTCCTTACTTCCGTTTCTGCTGGTATGCTCCATTGTATTTGGCGCCGCCTTTTTTCGCGGCCTGACTGGATTCGGCTATGCTATCTTGGCAGTGCCGCTGGTCAGCCTTGTCGCTGCGCCGACCACCGCCGTGATCATGGCCATATTGATGCAGCTCATCATAGGCCCCTTTGGCATTCGCTCTGCAGTGAAAATCATCAATGCACCGATGGTCGCGAAAATCGCAGCGCTCTCCTGCCTGCTAACACCGGCCGGGCTTTGGCTGTTAGACATTGTCAGTGCAGATCTTGCGCGGCTCGTTATCACGATCATCGCGATTGGGAGCTTTGTCGCGTTCATGCTGAAACGGCCACCGGAATTGAACACATCGCCGCTCCATATCGCATTTGTCGGTAGTCTTTCGGGCCTGCTCAACGGCTTTGCGGCAATGCCCGGACCGCCGGTCATCCTGCATTTTGTCCGCAAAGGCGTTCAGCCGATTGTCGCGCGCGGATCGATGATCACGATCTTCTTTGCAGCAGCAACCATGGCAACGGCAGTCGCCTGGTGGCGCGGGATGATTGACGAGCAGACGCTGGTCTTAAGCCTGCTGGCCTGTCCACTGATGATTGGTGGCAACCAGCTCGGCGCGAAATTTTTCGGCAGCGTTTCCGAACCTGTGTGGCGCGGCGTTGTTGTCTTGCTGCTCGGCATTGCCGCGACAATGGCGTTGCTCAGAGCGTTTTGA
- the acnA gene encoding aconitate hydratase AcnA, which produces MTTTGQDSLGTRATLNVNGTNYAYYSLAKAAAKLGDIDRLPYTLKVLLENMLRFEDGGHTVAAGDAQAVVDWQKEAKSSAEIQYRPARVLMQDFTGVPAVVDLAAMRDGIKSLGGDAQKINPQVPVHLVIDHSVMVDEFGTPQAFENNVALEYQRNMERYEFLKWGSKAFDNFSVVPPGTGICHQVNLENIARAVWSSKDADGVEVAYPDTCVGTDSHTTMINGLGVLGWGVGGIEAEAAMLGQPVSMLIPEVVGFKLTGELAEGITATDLVLTCVQMLREVGVVGRFVEFYGPGVAALSLADRATIANMAPEYGATCGYFPIDDKTLDYLRLTGRSEADIALTEAYAKEQGFWRHDDEVEAIYTKTLELDMTSVVPSLSGPKLPQQRVSMADLDEGFNKDIIEVFNSTEPDKRVAVDGADHDLGHGDVTIAAITSCTNTSNPSVLIAAGLVARKARERGLQRKPWVKSSLAPGSQVVTDYLDKAGLSEDLNYLGFNLVGYGCTTCIGNSGPLPAPISKAINDNDLVAASVLSGNRNFEGRVSQDVRANYLASPPLVVAYALKGTVREDMYETPIGQGSDGADVYLKDIWPTNDEVNAAMGGAVNRDMFMSRYADVYKGDAAWQDIDVTGGDTYQWRAGSTYVANPPYFEGMTMTPEPVGDIIDAKTLALLGDSITTDHISPAGAIKEDSPAGEYLRDHQVAKQDFNSYGSRRGNHEVMMRGTFANIRIKNEMADGKEGGYTKYNGEIMPIYDAAMRHKADGNELVVIGGEQYGTGSSRDWAAKGTNLLGVRAVIVESYERIHRSNLVGMGVLPLQFAEGVDRETLSLDGSESFTIKGVATLKPLQEVEVEMTRADGTTATFNTVCRIDTANEMEYFLNGGILHYVLRNLAG; this is translated from the coding sequence GCGAAGTCCTCGGCCGAAATTCAATATCGCCCGGCCCGCGTTTTAATGCAGGATTTTACCGGCGTTCCGGCGGTTGTTGACCTCGCGGCGATGCGCGACGGGATCAAGTCGCTCGGCGGTGATGCGCAGAAGATTAACCCGCAGGTGCCGGTGCATCTGGTGATTGACCACTCGGTCATGGTCGACGAATTTGGCACGCCGCAGGCTTTCGAAAATAATGTGGCGCTGGAATATCAGCGCAATATGGAGCGCTATGAATTTCTGAAATGGGGATCGAAGGCGTTTGACAATTTCTCCGTGGTGCCTCCCGGAACCGGCATTTGCCATCAGGTGAATCTGGAAAATATTGCCCGCGCGGTCTGGTCATCGAAAGATGCGGACGGCGTGGAAGTGGCCTATCCCGATACCTGTGTCGGCACCGACAGCCATACGACGATGATCAACGGCCTGGGCGTGCTCGGCTGGGGCGTGGGCGGGATTGAGGCGGAAGCCGCGATGCTTGGCCAGCCGGTATCGATGCTGATCCCCGAAGTGGTCGGGTTCAAGCTGACCGGCGAGCTGGCCGAGGGCATTACCGCGACCGATCTGGTGCTGACCTGTGTGCAGATGCTGCGCGAAGTGGGCGTGGTCGGGCGCTTTGTGGAATTTTACGGTCCGGGCGTGGCGGCGCTGTCGCTCGCCGATCGCGCGACGATTGCCAATATGGCGCCGGAATATGGCGCGACCTGCGGTTACTTCCCGATTGATGACAAGACGCTGGATTATCTGCGCCTGACCGGTCGCAGCGAAGCGGATATCGCGTTGACCGAAGCCTATGCCAAGGAGCAGGGTTTCTGGCGCCATGATGACGAGGTTGAGGCGATCTATACCAAGACGCTGGAGCTCGACATGACCAGCGTGGTGCCTTCGCTGTCGGGGCCGAAGCTGCCGCAACAGCGCGTTTCGATGGCCGATCTCGATGAGGGCTTTAACAAGGATATTATCGAGGTGTTTAATAGCACCGAGCCTGACAAGCGGGTCGCGGTGGATGGCGCGGATCATGATCTCGGCCACGGCGATGTCACCATTGCGGCGATTACGTCCTGCACCAACACCTCCAACCCCAGCGTGCTGATTGCCGCCGGGCTCGTTGCGCGCAAGGCGCGGGAGCGGGGCTTGCAGCGCAAACCCTGGGTGAAGAGTTCGCTGGCGCCCGGATCGCAGGTGGTGACAGATTATCTCGACAAGGCGGGGCTTTCGGAGGATCTCAACTATCTCGGCTTTAATCTGGTCGGCTATGGCTGCACGACTTGTATCGGGAATAGCGGGCCTTTGCCGGCGCCGATTTCCAAGGCGATTAATGACAATGATCTGGTTGCGGCTTCGGTGCTTTCGGGCAACCGGAATTTTGAAGGCCGTGTGTCTCAGGATGTGCGGGCGAACTATTTGGCGAGTCCTCCATTAGTTGTGGCTTATGCGCTGAAAGGCACGGTGCGTGAGGATATGTACGAAACGCCGATCGGGCAGGGCAGCGATGGGGCGGATGTTTATTTGAAGGATATCTGGCCGACCAATGATGAAGTGAACGCAGCCATGGGCGGGGCGGTGAACCGCGACATGTTCATGAGCCGCTATGCCGATGTCTATAAAGGTGACGCGGCGTGGCAGGATATCGATGTGACCGGGGGCGACACCTATCAGTGGCGTGCAGGTAGCACTTATGTGGCCAATCCGCCCTATTTTGAAGGCATGACCATGACGCCGGAGCCTGTCGGGGACATTATCGACGCCAAGACACTGGCATTATTGGGAGATTCGATCACAACCGACCATATCTCGCCCGCCGGTGCGATCAAGGAAGACTCGCCCGCCGGAGAATATCTGCGCGACCATCAAGTGGCAAAACAAGACTTTAACAGCTACGGCAGCCGCCGCGGAAACCACGAAGTCATGATGCGCGGCACCTTCGCGAACATCCGCATCAAGAACGAAATGGCCGACGGCAAGGAAGGCGGTTACACCAAATATAATGGTGAGATCATGCCGATCTACGACGCCGCCATGCGCCACAAAGCGGACGGCAATGAGCTGGTCGTGATTGGCGGGGAGCAATATGGTACCGGCTCTTCCCGCGACTGGGCCGCGAAAGGCACGAACCTGCTGGGCGTGCGCGCGGTGATTGTCGAAAGCTACGAGCGTATTCACCGGAGCAACCTGGTTGGAATGGGCGTGCTGCCGCTGCAATTTGCCGAGGGCGTTGATCGGGAAACACTAAGCCTTGATGGCAGCGAGAGCTTTACAATCAAGGGCGTCGCGACGCTGAAACCGCTGCAGGAAGTCGAAGTGGAAATGACCCGCGCTGATGGAACAACGGCGACATTCAACACCGTCTGCCGGATCGACACCGCCAACGAGATGGAATATTTCCTCAACGGCGGCATCCTGCACTACGTGCTGCGCAACCTGGCGGGGTAG
- a CDS encoding DUF389 domain-containing protein, with the protein MTENSQAEAPTSASKPEKEPGPFDPISGSIMLFRRWWRVVVCSGVDQQAVIEKVKEDSDFSPRYAFMTCMSAGIAILGLLLSSPAVVIGAMLLSPLMGPIMGAGFALAIGDYGWLRESAKALVLGTIVAILFAALVVALSPLQTVTTEIAARTRPNLFDLAVALFSALAGAYAMIRGRMGTIVGVAIATALMPPLAVVGFGLATLNMSVFGGSLLLFFTNLMTIALTAAGMARLYGFRSNLSERQSQFQIGAMVLVFVGLAIPLGYSLQQIAWEANVSRQANGYIKDQFGARARVSQIEIDFDADPIVVSASVFTPKIIGDAEQQSARVLSRAFNRSISVAIEQYRVETGNDAASAELAAARAQQQAQEAEIRVVKLRENLALVAGVSPDDVTIDTTRRRAVVSAKPLQGATLDTYYALEKRIAEQAADWSIEIKPPAVALPSLVVTNGAIDEESSAQLPLIGWAAARVQLPLGAYGSPEDVEVARKTLYDTSATTVRPSGSGSASGTVMLRWLSPQDVEQETE; encoded by the coding sequence ATGACCGAAAATTCGCAGGCAGAAGCACCGACTTCTGCGTCCAAACCGGAAAAAGAACCGGGTCCGTTTGATCCCATTAGCGGCAGCATCATGTTGTTCCGGCGCTGGTGGCGCGTGGTTGTCTGCTCTGGCGTGGATCAGCAAGCGGTGATTGAAAAAGTAAAGGAAGACAGCGACTTCAGTCCGCGTTACGCGTTCATGACCTGTATGTCAGCGGGCATCGCTATACTCGGTTTGCTGCTCTCCTCTCCTGCGGTTGTCATTGGCGCCATGCTGTTGTCACCGTTAATGGGCCCAATCATGGGAGCCGGTTTTGCGCTCGCGATCGGAGATTATGGTTGGTTGCGGGAAAGCGCCAAGGCGCTGGTTCTGGGAACAATTGTCGCCATTCTTTTCGCAGCGCTGGTTGTCGCGTTGTCCCCGTTGCAGACGGTCACGACCGAGATCGCAGCACGCACGCGACCGAATCTGTTTGATCTGGCGGTGGCCCTGTTCTCGGCTTTGGCAGGTGCCTATGCGATGATCCGCGGGCGGATGGGCACCATTGTCGGCGTGGCGATTGCGACGGCTTTGATGCCGCCATTGGCCGTGGTCGGCTTTGGCCTGGCGACATTGAATATGTCCGTCTTCGGCGGGTCTTTGCTGTTATTTTTCACCAACTTGATGACGATCGCGCTCACTGCGGCCGGCATGGCCCGGCTTTATGGCTTTCGCTCCAACCTGTCAGAGCGACAGTCGCAATTTCAAATTGGTGCAATGGTGCTTGTTTTTGTCGGTCTGGCGATCCCGCTGGGCTATTCGCTGCAGCAAATCGCGTGGGAGGCGAATGTTTCGCGGCAGGCCAATGGCTATATCAAGGATCAGTTTGGCGCGCGTGCCCGGGTGTCTCAGATCGAGATTGATTTTGATGCCGACCCGATCGTGGTCAGCGCATCGGTGTTCACGCCCAAGATTATTGGCGATGCGGAACAGCAAAGCGCGCGCGTGCTGAGCCGTGCGTTCAATCGGTCGATTTCGGTAGCGATTGAGCAATATCGCGTCGAAACCGGTAATGATGCTGCCAGTGCCGAACTGGCTGCCGCCCGTGCACAGCAACAGGCGCAGGAGGCGGAAATTCGCGTGGTCAAATTGCGCGAAAACCTTGCTTTGGTGGCAGGTGTATCGCCTGATGATGTGACGATTGATACCACCCGCCGCCGCGCTGTGGTCTCCGCAAAACCGCTGCAAGGTGCGACGCTTGATACCTATTATGCATTGGAGAAACGAATTGCAGAACAGGCTGCGGACTGGTCAATCGAAATCAAACCGCCGGCTGTGGCGCTGCCGTCTCTTGTGGTAACCAATGGGGCGATTGACGAGGAATCCAGCGCGCAACTCCCGCTAATTGGCTGGGCAGCGGCGCGCGTGCAATTGCCGCTAGGCGCTTATGGTTCTCCCGAAGATGTCGAGGTAGCCCGAAAAACCTTATACGATACCAGCGCAACGACGGTCCGTCCGTCTGGATCGGGCAGCGCCAGCGGAACCGTCATGCTGCGTTGGCTTTCGCCACAGGATGTTGAACAAGAGACGGAGTAG